One Candidatus Thermoplasmatota archaeon genomic region harbors:
- a CDS encoding CopG family transcriptional regulator, translating to MDDKKYTTVSIPTPLVEKIKERIKGTGFTSVSGYVTYVLREVIANMDDDEEEAFSKEDEEKVKERLRALGYLD from the coding sequence ATGGACGATAAAAAGTATACGACTGTTTCCATACCAACACCTCTCGTAGAAAAAATAAAGGAACGTATAAAAGGAACTGGATTCACCTCCGTTTCAGGTTACGTCACTTATGTGCTTCGAGAGGTGATAGCAAATATGGATGATGATGAAGAGGAAGCCTTCAGTAAGGAAGACGAAGAAAAAGTGAAAGAACGCCTAAGGGCTCTTGGATATCTTGAT
- a CDS encoding TrkA C-terminal domain-containing protein: MSEKEAEKMLLELKEKAAFMVDLAYSSVIYDSRDLAEEVYELEEFMDVLNDNFQRLAIRDVKNEELEVNDALAMIQLAICSEMIADSAREIADVELRDVELHPIIKESVLASDEVFVRATVAPSSILKDKKLGDIELASKTGMWIIAIKRKNRWIYDPDKNTILKEGDIVFARGAREGMDHFTALTEGKEKEI; encoded by the coding sequence ATGAGTGAGAAGGAAGCTGAAAAAATGCTGTTGGAACTGAAAGAGAAGGCTGCATTTATGGTAGATTTGGCATATTCTTCAGTTATATATGACAGCAGGGACCTAGCAGAAGAGGTATACGAACTGGAAGAATTTATGGATGTACTAAACGATAATTTTCAAAGACTTGCTATAAGGGATGTGAAAAATGAAGAGCTGGAAGTGAACGATGCGCTTGCGATGATTCAGCTTGCGATATGCTCTGAAATGATAGCAGATAGTGCAAGAGAGATAGCAGATGTTGAATTGAGAGATGTGGAACTACATCCGATAATAAAAGAGAGTGTTCTTGCATCAGACGAAGTATTTGTCAGAGCGACTGTTGCCCCGTCATCGATTCTAAAAGACAAAAAGCTTGGGGATATCGAGCTTGCATCAAAGACTGGTATGTGGATAATCGCCATAAAAAGAAAAAACAGATGGATATACGATCCGGATAAAAACACCATTTTAAAAGAAGGAGACATAGTATTTGCAAGGGGGGCAAGGGAAGGAATGGATCATTTTACCGCCCTAACTGAAGGAAAAGAAAAAGAGATTTAA
- a CDS encoding HemK2/MTQ2 family protein methyltransferase, with amino-acid sequence MEIDTGIKVRVNDGVYPPSEDSYFLIQCINVGKERVLDMGTGTGIIALHAAKEGAVVTAVDKNEKAVKNAKENADNNGIKLTVRQSDLFSNVKESFDVIIFNPPHLPSDKTEEAWEGGKDGVEITEKFLGGASYHLNSGGKIYIILSTLGNIKKLIGEFKPYYQFEELGKLSLFFEKLVVYSVFPSGQNFYNDI; translated from the coding sequence ATGGAAATTGACACGGGCATAAAGGTAAGGGTAAATGACGGGGTTTATCCCCCTTCCGAAGATTCATACTTTCTCATACAATGCATAAACGTGGGAAAAGAAAGAGTTCTTGATATGGGGACAGGAACCGGCATAATTGCATTACATGCGGCAAAGGAAGGAGCTGTTGTAACTGCCGTTGATAAAAATGAAAAAGCCGTAAAAAACGCAAAGGAAAACGCAGATAACAACGGCATAAAACTAACCGTTAGGCAAAGTGATTTATTTTCAAATGTGAAGGAAAGTTTTGATGTTATTATTTTCAATCCGCCCCACCTTCCAAGTGATAAGACAGAAGAGGCATGGGAGGGAGGAAAAGACGGTGTAGAGATAACGGAAAAATTTTTGGGAGGTGCATCATATCACTTAAATTCTGGAGGAAAAATATACATAATACTTTCAACGCTGGGCAACATCAAAAAACTTATCGGTGAATTTAAGCCATATTACCAATTCGAAGAACTTGGTAAACTTTCCCTTTTCTTTGAGAAACTGGTTGTATACAGTGTCTTTCCATCGGGGCAAAACTTTTATAATGATATTTAA